Proteins encoded together in one Rhodothermales bacterium window:
- a CDS encoding YbaB/EbfC family nucleoid-associated protein: protein MADDLNMADMFGKMMDMQRKISEAQDTLAAKTVTSEAGGGMVKVTANGQQKITQIKIDPTAVDPNDLELLEDLIIAGVNKALDEAAALARGEMSRAAGGMLPPGLDLKQFGL, encoded by the coding sequence ATGGCAGACGACTTGAATATGGCCGACATGTTCGGCAAGATGATGGACATGCAGCGCAAGATCAGCGAGGCGCAGGACACCCTGGCGGCGAAGACCGTGACGTCCGAAGCCGGCGGCGGCATGGTCAAGGTTACCGCGAACGGCCAGCAGAAGATTACGCAGATCAAGATCGATCCCACGGCCGTCGATCCGAACGATCTCGAATTGCTTGAGGATCTGATCATCGCCGGCGTCAACAAAGCCCTCGACGAAGCGGCGGCCCTGGCCCGGGGCGAGATGAGCCGGGCGGCCGGCGGGATGTTGCCCCCGGGGCTGGATCTCAAACAGTTCGG